One Novipirellula artificiosorum genomic window, TCGCTGCGCTCGACCTCTCCCAAAGGGCGAGGTAAAACCACCCCTCTCCCTCGCTGCGCTCGACCTCTCCCAAGGGAGAGGTAAACCACCGCTCTCCCTCGCTGCGCTCGACCTCTCCCAAGGGAGAGGTAAACCACCGCTCTCCCTCGCTGCGCTCGACCTCTCCCAAGGGAGAGGTAAACCACCGCTCCCGCTCGCTGCGCTCGACCTCTCCCGCGAGGAGATCGTGCAGTTTTTAAGTTGTGACTGCTGAAGTGTTTAGGTATCCAACCACCCCTGCCCGCGCAGCGGGAGGGGTCGAGCGCAGCGAGGGGGAGGGCCGGTATAGAAACCGTGCTGGAATTTCATGTTGTCATCGCAGCCCGTTTTCCCTCTCCCTCGCTTAGGCTCGACCTCTCCCAGAGGGAGAGGTAAATCTTGTAAGTCTCTTTCAATCAACAACTTAAAAACTGCACGACCTCCGCAGCGGGAGGGGTCGAGCGCAGCGAGGGGGAGGGTTCACGGTTGGGGCCTTCGTTGTTCTTGATCCGTATGAATCCGTTGGCGATGCAACACGCTCGATATTCCGCCCGGACGTTTCTTGAATTCGTATTTCAATCCAAGATGTTTGGCGATGACGATTGCCACCGATTCAACATCGCCTAAGACGTCTTCGTTCGGAAAACGGATGATGTCCCATCCTTTGTCGATCAAATACCTTTCTCGTTGTTGATCTTTCTCGTATTGGTCGTCGTGGTACCCACCGTCGATTTCAACGGCGAACTTTTTGGCATGGCAGGCAAAGTCGAGGATGTAGGGCGGCTCGGGATATTGGCGACGAAATTTCAAACCGCATACCTGTTTCGCACGCAGCATACTCCACAACAAAACCTCTGCTTCCGTTTGCCGCTTGCGAAGTTCGCGAGCGTCTTCGATAGGGTTTCGTTTGGTCATGTTGTGTTCGTTTGTGGGTAGACAGGTATTGTGTTCAGCCCTCCCGCTCCCCCTCGGGAGACCTGACGAATCGATGGGGGTTTGCAGACCGATAGAAAGGATCAACAATTCGAAAGGGGGCGTAGGGAGCAAGTCAATTGGGTGCCAAGAAGCCCTCTCCCTCGCTGCGCTCGACCTCTCCCAGAGGGCGAGGTACGCAACCCCGCTCTCCCTCGCTACGCTCGCCCCCTCTCATAAGACGAAGTAAACCGCCCCTCTCCCTCGCTGCGCTCGACCTCTCCCAGAGGGCGAGGCACACCGCCCCTCTCCCTCGCTGCGCTC contains:
- a CDS encoding endonuclease domain-containing protein — translated: MTKRNPIEDARELRKRQTEAEVLLWSMLRAKQVCGLKFRRQYPEPPYILDFACHAKKFAVEIDGGYHDDQYEKDQQRERYLIDKGWDIIRFPNEDVLGDVESVAIVIAKHLGLKYEFKKRPGGISSVLHRQRIHTDQEQRRPQP